Proteins encoded together in one Lathyrus oleraceus cultivar Zhongwan6 chromosome 5, CAAS_Psat_ZW6_1.0, whole genome shotgun sequence window:
- the LOC127079829 gene encoding uncharacterized protein LOC127079829 isoform X1 has protein sequence MMPPLGIAISNLIRVMHVVNRMPPTIRGVFHNLTHLELIFNFHSDASAVFKWRWLRKMLQNTPNLQTLIIHELYKLDEELQRFHFISSYNSSFTNYSLIHSELRFAKDIMQNSRLLNTITIQSAEFLDTNTKLQMLIELSSCPRISPTSILLFI, from the exons ATGATGCCTCCTTTAGGTATTGCAATATCCAATTTGATCAGAGTTATGCATGTGGTG AACAGGATGCCACCTACTATACGCGGTGTGTTTCACAATTTAACCCACCTGGAGCTTATATTCAACTTTCACAGTGATGCATCCGCTGTTTTCAAGTGGAGGTGGCTCAGAAAAATGCTTCAAAATACCCCCAATCTTCAAACTCTTATCATTCATGAACTCTATAAG CTTGATGAAGAATTACAACGTTTCCATTTTATCTCATCTTACAACAGCTCATTTACAAATTACAGCCTCATCCATTCTGAACTTCGATTTGCAAAAGATATAATGCAGAATTCAAGACTACTAAACACCATCACAATTCAAAGTGCCGAATTCCTAGACACAAATACAAAGCTTCAAATGTTAATAGAATTATCTTCCTGCCCTAGGATTTCACCCACATCTATACTTTTATTTATTTGA
- the LOC127079829 gene encoding uncharacterized protein LOC127079829 isoform X2 — protein sequence MWWMPPTIRGVFHNLTHLELIFNFHSDASAVFKWRWLRKMLQNTPNLQTLIIHELYKLDEELQRFHFISSYNSSFTNYSLIHSELRFAKDIMQNSRLLNTITIQSAEFLDTNTKLQMLIELSSCPRISPTSILLFI from the exons ATGTGGTG GATGCCACCTACTATACGCGGTGTGTTTCACAATTTAACCCACCTGGAGCTTATATTCAACTTTCACAGTGATGCATCCGCTGTTTTCAAGTGGAGGTGGCTCAGAAAAATGCTTCAAAATACCCCCAATCTTCAAACTCTTATCATTCATGAACTCTATAAG CTTGATGAAGAATTACAACGTTTCCATTTTATCTCATCTTACAACAGCTCATTTACAAATTACAGCCTCATCCATTCTGAACTTCGATTTGCAAAAGATATAATGCAGAATTCAAGACTACTAAACACCATCACAATTCAAAGTGCCGAATTCCTAGACACAAATACAAAGCTTCAAATGTTAATAGAATTATCTTCCTGCCCTAGGATTTCACCCACATCTATACTTTTATTTATTTGA